The bacterium genome includes a window with the following:
- a CDS encoding helix-turn-helix domain-containing protein: MHATGSVEQLEAEFDALADEFCHTADEPLLASALERVPAPLLASRPFFLVLQGDLHFEARQDALAEELYRRALDLEPDPARRLALQVRAFAAAVRLGDTAEQARLKKVLEPVAGTLPPRERAQWCYWRGTLLWRQGQAEQAIAAFEELCEAPGVPGDRRLAFTRFRAHYALSAAAVDLGRIALALSHTRALIDLGRAEGFYPHMLLAFVLRFNALLLDEGEPPSLDELLAVPFEALAPLSASARHDYLTAFGVRALRLGNLELAASTFRQLELDAERDALGHRLALARFWLMQVGVRQGALDEARRWYEALQAVPAPHRFKANLQPVWAALMIRAKRPEEALSLLADPEAPGLAESDRARLSLYRLAARDAAGEPGARAQLEAWLATEEGEAAGRQEALLLAELGVVPVTHRLLLCAFGETRLAAGDRVVDFPRKKALSLIAWLALEPEGLSSEQLVLRLFADSEEADPAQALRLCVYQARRALKAAGLSDPIESLRGAYRLRREAFGVIDFQECERLHGQALLLEAAGHREAALCFHRLVDWTVRGPLFDDLPDPAFEPHRARFAAMAERSRAFIRAHALALETGPSEPHAPVAVAEALTQGGLAGALAAWQAGEGAEARAILEGALRKPFLGDRTAIATHGAALGLLSLVASTNDRTEARLWADRLALHARRHPEACEPLFVHAVGVHAGDATLAGALAIAPEALTSASPETLSLFLASLARLLGQAGRDDLAGALRARLDHLLSITAHPAVARSLIPPSSQAAKPDVALRLRFFGEPSVRVGAREVHFPRRKGLYFLGLLALWPQGLKNEEVFAALYPETRHSSPKATVYKVAQLARRFLAEAGLDAEVIESVRGLYRLHRAIISHCDLHCFDAFYDKGRELERLGHAAIAAHFYRVAADVAAPGVPFDGFDEPCFETAWRSYRAKAFHAARFLAL; encoded by the coding sequence ATGCACGCCACTGGATCCGTCGAGCAGCTTGAAGCCGAGTTCGACGCGCTTGCCGACGAGTTCTGCCACACGGCCGACGAGCCCTTGCTAGCAAGCGCCCTCGAACGGGTGCCGGCTCCGTTGTTGGCGTCGCGCCCCTTCTTTCTCGTCTTGCAGGGGGATCTCCACTTCGAGGCGCGCCAGGACGCGCTCGCAGAGGAGCTGTACCGGCGGGCTTTGGACCTGGAGCCGGACCCCGCGCGGCGCCTTGCGCTCCAGGTCCGCGCCTTTGCAGCCGCCGTACGCCTGGGGGATACCGCCGAGCAGGCGCGCCTGAAGAAGGTGCTGGAACCGGTGGCCGGCACCCTGCCGCCGCGCGAGCGGGCGCAGTGGTGCTACTGGCGAGGGACGCTGCTCTGGCGGCAAGGACAGGCAGAGCAGGCGATTGCGGCCTTCGAGGAGCTCTGCGAGGCCCCCGGGGTGCCCGGGGATCGCCGCCTGGCCTTCACCCGTTTCCGTGCGCACTACGCGCTGAGCGCTGCGGCCGTGGACCTCGGGCGGATCGCGCTGGCGCTCAGCCACACCCGTGCGCTCATCGACCTGGGCCGCGCCGAGGGCTTCTACCCGCACATGCTGTTGGCCTTCGTGTTGCGCTTCAACGCGCTGCTCCTGGATGAAGGGGAGCCGCCCTCGCTTGACGAGCTGCTCGCGGTGCCGTTCGAGGCTTTGGCGCCGCTTTCCGCCAGCGCGCGTCACGACTATCTGACCGCGTTCGGGGTGCGGGCCTTGCGTCTCGGCAACCTGGAGCTGGCGGCATCGACCTTCCGGCAGCTCGAATTGGATGCCGAGCGGGATGCCTTGGGGCATCGGCTCGCGTTGGCGCGCTTCTGGCTGATGCAGGTGGGGGTGCGCCAAGGGGCCCTCGACGAGGCACGGCGGTGGTACGAAGCGCTGCAGGCGGTGCCTGCGCCGCATCGCTTCAAGGCGAACCTGCAACCGGTCTGGGCCGCGCTCATGATCCGGGCGAAGCGCCCAGAGGAGGCGCTTTCGCTCCTGGCGGATCCCGAGGCGCCGGGTTTGGCAGAGAGCGATCGCGCCCGCCTTTCCCTTTACCGCCTCGCGGCCCGCGATGCGGCGGGCGAGCCCGGGGCCCGGGCCCAGTTGGAAGCATGGCTTGCGACCGAGGAGGGGGAAGCTGCTGGGCGCCAGGAGGCGCTTTTGCTCGCGGAGCTCGGGGTCGTGCCTGTGACGCATCGGCTGTTGCTTTGCGCCTTCGGCGAGACGCGCTTGGCGGCAGGCGATCGCGTGGTCGATTTTCCTCGCAAGAAGGCGCTCTCGCTCATCGCATGGCTTGCGCTCGAGCCCGAGGGCCTGAGCAGCGAGCAACTCGTCTTGCGCCTGTTCGCGGACAGCGAGGAGGCGGACCCCGCCCAGGCCCTGCGCCTCTGTGTCTACCAGGCGCGGCGCGCCCTCAAGGCCGCGGGGCTGAGCGATCCCATCGAGAGCCTGCGGGGCGCTTATCGGCTGCGCCGCGAGGCCTTCGGCGTGATCGACTTCCAGGAATGCGAGCGCTTGCATGGCCAAGCCCTGCTGCTCGAAGCGGCCGGCCATCGCGAGGCGGCCCTCTGCTTCCACCGCCTGGTGGATTGGACGGTGCGAGGCCCCCTCTTCGACGACTTGCCGGACCCCGCCTTCGAGCCTCATCGGGCGCGCTTTGCGGCCATGGCCGAGCGATCACGCGCCTTCATCCGGGCTCACGCCCTTGCTCTGGAGACGGGGCCCAGCGAGCCACACGCCCCGGTGGCTGTTGCGGAGGCGCTGACGCAGGGCGGGCTCGCGGGGGCCCTTGCCGCCTGGCAAGCTGGAGAGGGCGCCGAGGCCCGCGCGATTCTGGAGGGGGCGCTGCGCAAGCCCTTTCTTGGGGATCGCACCGCGATCGCGACGCACGGGGCGGCGCTCGGCTTGCTGAGCCTCGTCGCCTCGACGAACGATCGCACCGAGGCGCGTCTCTGGGCGGACCGGCTCGCGCTGCACGCGCGACGCCACCCGGAGGCTTGCGAGCCTCTCTTCGTCCACGCGGTGGGGGTTCATGCGGGGGATGCGACCCTTGCGGGGGCCCTGGCGATCGCGCCCGAGGCCCTCACGAGCGCGTCGCCCGAGACGCTGAGCCTCTTCTTGGCTTCCCTTGCGCGCCTCTTGGGGCAGGCCGGGCGCGACGATCTCGCGGGGGCGCTCCGGGCCCGGCTCGATCACCTGCTATCCATCACCGCTCACCCCGCCGTCGCCCGGAGCCTCATCCCCCCGAGCTCACAAGCCGCCAAGCCGGACGTCGCCCTGCGATTGCGGTTCTTCGGCGAGCCTTCGGTGCGGGTGGGGGCGCGCGAGGTCCATTTCCCGCGCAGGAAGGGGCTCTACTTTTTGGGGCTGCTCGCGCTGTGGCCCCAGGGGCTCAAGAACGAGGAGGTCTTCGCCGCCCTCTACCCCGAGACGCGGCATTCGAGCCCCAAGGCCACCGTCTACAAGGTGGCACAGCTCGCCCGCCGTTTCCTTGCGGAGGCGGGCCTCGACGCGGAGGTCATCGAGAGCGTGCGAGGGCTCTACCGCCTACATCGAGCGATCATTTCCCACTGCGATCTTCACTGCTTCGACGCGTTCTACGACAAGGGGCGCGAGCTGGAGCGGCTCGGGCACGCGGCGATCGCGGCCCATTTCTATCGTGTGGCCGCGGACGTTGCGGCGCCCGGCGTTCCCTTCGATGGCTTCGACGAACCCTGCTTCGAGACGGCCTGGCGCTCGTATCGGGCGAAGGCCTTCCACGCCGCGCGCTTCTTGGCGCTCTAG
- a CDS encoding HAD family hydrolase, protein MLRLNDLPGLMPARAVVFDKDGVLVDFAPFWRAVVEARVDALLALASLPETEKEPLTTLFGIQQGVIDPTGPLALAAQTEALTLASGFLYQRGFDWLEARRLSDRAFETGEAAVSPADHVQAPGAVRPALEALVSRGAKLAVATSDTTANARRDLELLGISHCFTAVYGADAVARNKPHPDMLLAACQELGVSPQETWMVGDGLNDMRMARHARAAGAIAVASGVTPEAWLAPEADCVLAGVWELETRLAP, encoded by the coding sequence GTGCTTCGCTTGAACGATCTTCCCGGGCTGATGCCCGCGCGCGCCGTCGTCTTCGACAAGGACGGCGTACTCGTCGACTTCGCGCCCTTCTGGCGAGCCGTGGTGGAGGCGCGCGTCGACGCCCTCCTGGCGCTCGCATCCCTGCCCGAAACGGAGAAAGAGCCGCTCACGACCCTCTTCGGCATCCAGCAAGGCGTCATCGACCCGACCGGGCCGCTCGCCCTGGCCGCACAAACCGAGGCCCTGACCCTCGCCTCGGGCTTCCTCTACCAGCGCGGCTTCGATTGGCTCGAAGCCCGACGCCTCTCGGACCGGGCCTTCGAAACCGGAGAAGCAGCAGTCTCGCCTGCCGATCACGTCCAGGCGCCGGGCGCCGTCCGGCCTGCCCTGGAAGCTCTCGTTTCACGCGGGGCCAAGCTCGCCGTCGCCACCTCCGACACCACCGCCAACGCCCGGCGCGACCTGGAGCTACTCGGCATCTCCCACTGCTTCACGGCGGTCTACGGGGCCGACGCGGTCGCGCGCAACAAGCCCCACCCGGACATGCTGCTCGCAGCCTGCCAGGAGCTCGGGGTATCGCCCCAGGAGACCTGGATGGTGGGCGATGGGCTCAACGACATGCGCATGGCGCGCCATGCGCGGGCAGCCGGGGCGATCGCCGTGGCCTCGGGGGTGACCCCCGAAGCCTGGCTTGCTCCCGAAGCGGACTGCGTACTCGCCGGGGTCTGGGAGCTTGAAACCCGGCTTGCGCCCTGA
- a CDS encoding universal stress protein, whose protein sequence is MKVLATTDGSPYSREALKRLGTLIPREGTELVLLAAYPSPGGGSFGMMGPPYVDYAQLAIQMHDEAKGFAEEGARILEAQGFTVAPKVAEGDPASVILDVAEQLKVDLVVVGSHGRTGLVRFFLGSVSSRIASHAPCSVLIVKNAETTK, encoded by the coding sequence ATGAAAGTGCTCGCCACCACCGACGGCTCCCCTTACTCTCGCGAGGCCCTGAAGCGGCTCGGCACCTTGATCCCCCGCGAGGGAACCGAGCTGGTGCTGCTCGCCGCTTACCCGAGTCCCGGGGGTGGATCCTTCGGGATGATGGGGCCCCCCTACGTCGATTATGCCCAGTTGGCCATCCAGATGCACGACGAGGCGAAGGGCTTCGCCGAGGAGGGCGCGCGGATTCTCGAGGCCCAGGGCTTCACGGTGGCGCCGAAGGTGGCCGAGGGCGATCCGGCCTCGGTGATCCTGGACGTGGCCGAGCAGCTCAAGGTGGATCTGGTGGTGGTCGGCTCCCACGGCCGGACGGGGCTCGTTCGCTTCTTCTTGGGCAGCGTCTCGTCGCGGATCGCAAGCCATGCCCCCTGCTCGGTGCTGATCGTCAAGAACGCCGAGACGACCAAGTAG
- the ribD gene encoding bifunctional diaminohydroxyphosphoribosylaminopyrimidine deaminase/5-amino-6-(5-phosphoribosylamino)uracil reductase RibD, with the protein MNADSVFMQRAIELALQGRGWTSPHPMAGAVVTQGDQIVGEGFHLQAGQPHAEHCALDAAGEASRGGTLYMTIEPCHLAGRPSSCLERILAADLSRVVIAHEDGNPATAGRAIRALQEAGLQVDVGIEREAVRRLNEIFFKYSATRRPFVALRSAMSLDGKIATAVGERDYIGGPEAHAHLQQLRATYDAVLVGVTTLIQDDPDLYCTLPRARSPLRVVVDSLARTPMSCKMLGKTGTGRLRPNTLVAVTKYAPEDRIRALQALGAEILVCPETMDGLESHVDLNKLMHILSRRGITSVLVEGGGNLNAAALEAGIVDKLYCTIAPMIIGGKSALTPVEGLGVSLVEEALPLYSMTSRSVGGDLLIEAYLREA; encoded by the coding sequence ATGAACGCCGATTCCGTCTTCATGCAGCGCGCCATCGAGCTGGCGCTCCAAGGGCGCGGCTGGACCAGCCCCCACCCCATGGCCGGCGCCGTCGTCACCCAGGGCGACCAGATCGTCGGCGAAGGCTTCCACCTCCAGGCGGGGCAGCCCCACGCCGAGCACTGCGCCCTCGACGCGGCGGGCGAGGCGAGCCGGGGGGGCACCCTCTACATGACCATCGAGCCCTGCCACCTCGCGGGCCGCCCCTCGTCCTGCCTCGAGCGGATCCTCGCGGCGGACCTCTCGCGCGTCGTGATCGCCCACGAGGACGGCAACCCCGCCACCGCAGGCCGCGCCATCCGCGCCCTCCAAGAAGCCGGGCTCCAGGTGGACGTCGGGATCGAGCGCGAGGCGGTCCGGCGCCTCAACGAGATCTTCTTCAAGTACAGCGCCACCCGGCGCCCCTTCGTCGCCCTGCGCAGCGCCATGAGCCTCGACGGCAAGATCGCCACCGCCGTCGGCGAGCGCGACTACATCGGCGGGCCCGAAGCCCATGCCCACCTCCAGCAACTGCGGGCCACTTACGACGCGGTGCTCGTCGGCGTCACCACCTTGATCCAGGACGATCCCGACCTCTACTGCACCCTGCCGCGTGCCCGCAGCCCCCTGCGGGTCGTCGTCGACTCGCTGGCGCGCACCCCCATGAGTTGCAAGATGCTCGGCAAGACGGGGACCGGCCGCCTGCGCCCCAACACTCTGGTCGCCGTCACCAAGTACGCCCCCGAGGATCGGATCCGGGCCCTCCAGGCGCTCGGCGCCGAGATCCTCGTCTGCCCCGAGACCATGGACGGCCTGGAGTCCCACGTGGACCTCAACAAGCTCATGCACATCCTTAGCCGGCGCGGCATCACGAGCGTCCTGGTCGAAGGAGGCGGCAACCTCAACGCCGCCGCCCTCGAGGCCGGCATCGTAGACAAGCTCTACTGCACCATCGCTCCCATGATCATCGGTGGGAAGTCGGCCCTGACCCCGGTCGAAGGGCTGGGGGTCTCCCTGGTCGAGGAGGCTTTGCCCCTCTATAGCATGACCAGTCGATCCGTCGGAGGTGACCTGCTCATCGAGGCTTACCTGCGCGAAGCCTGA
- a CDS encoding peptidase S8: MTLIRKPVALASVLAAMTALSLTGCGLTNGAAIGNTGSDAAIKAESVPNQVLVKFKTGAQSLGLTRDLGAKTVRSNSKIGMQLITVKGDVATAISKLKASGMVEYAEPNYVVRASDYTVQADVNDPMAKDQYTLDKVQARQAWDLSMGSEKTLLAIVDTGVDYTHPDLAGRTLKGYDFVNNDADAMDDQGHGTHCAGIAAASANNNEGIAGIAPKVKILAVKVLSKSGSGSYEGVAQGIVYAADQGAQVISMSLGGPTSSKAVEDAVNYAMSKGSVVVAAMGNDGRETKSYPAAIPGVIGVGSTDSSDNKSSFSNMGSHISISAPGSNIMSTLPMAANPIGKTKYGSLSGTSMACPAAAGLAALIRDKYPSLDLAGVRAKLEQSSEDLGAAGFDKSFGHGRINAFKALSI; the protein is encoded by the coding sequence ATGACGCTCATTCGCAAGCCTGTTGCCCTCGCCTCGGTCCTCGCTGCCATGACCGCCCTGTCGCTCACCGGCTGCGGCCTGACCAACGGCGCCGCCATCGGCAACACTGGCTCGGACGCGGCGATCAAGGCCGAATCGGTCCCCAACCAGGTCCTCGTCAAGTTCAAGACCGGCGCTCAGTCGCTCGGCCTCACCCGTGACCTCGGTGCCAAGACCGTTCGCTCCAACAGCAAGATCGGCATGCAGCTGATCACCGTGAAGGGTGACGTCGCCACCGCCATCTCGAAGCTCAAGGCTTCCGGTATGGTCGAGTACGCTGAGCCCAACTACGTCGTCCGCGCTTCGGACTACACCGTCCAGGCCGATGTGAACGACCCCATGGCCAAGGACCAGTACACCCTCGACAAGGTGCAGGCCCGCCAGGCGTGGGACCTCTCGATGGGTTCGGAGAAGACCCTCCTCGCCATCGTCGACACCGGTGTTGACTACACCCACCCCGACCTCGCCGGCCGTACCCTCAAGGGCTACGACTTCGTGAACAACGACGCCGACGCGATGGACGACCAGGGCCACGGCACCCACTGCGCCGGTATCGCCGCTGCCTCGGCCAACAACAACGAGGGCATCGCCGGTATCGCCCCCAAGGTCAAGATCCTCGCGGTCAAGGTCCTCTCGAAGTCGGGTAGCGGTTCCTATGAGGGCGTCGCTCAGGGCATCGTCTACGCCGCCGACCAGGGCGCGCAGGTCATCTCGATGAGCCTCGGCGGTCCCACCTCGTCCAAGGCGGTCGAGGATGCGGTCAACTACGCGATGAGCAAGGGCAGCGTCGTCGTCGCCGCGATGGGCAACGATGGTCGCGAGACCAAGAGCTACCCTGCCGCGATCCCCGGCGTGATCGGCGTCGGTTCGACCGACAGCTCGGACAACAAGTCCAGCTTCTCGAACATGGGCAGCCACATCTCGATCTCGGCCCCCGGCAGCAACATCATGTCGACCCTCCCGATGGCCGCCAACCCCATCGGCAAGACCAAGTACGGCTCGCTCTCGGGCACCTCGATGGCTTGCCCCGCTGCCGCCGGTCTCGCCGCCCTGATCCGCGACAAGTACCCCTCGCTCGACCTCGCTGGCGTCCGCGCCAAGCTCGAGCAGAGCTCCGAGGACCTCGGCGCCGCCGGCTTCGACAAGAGCTTCGGCCACGGCCGCATCAACGCCTTCAAGGCCCTCTCGATCTAA
- a CDS encoding class I SAM-dependent methyltransferase gives MDILAYNRDAWDRQVANGNQWTRPVSSEEIARARRGDWQIVLTPQKPVPRDWFPPLEGARVLALASGGGQQGPLLAAAGAQVTVFDNSPAQLAQDRMVAERDGLAIATVQGDMRDLSCFEDASFDFIVHPCSNCFAPEIQPVWNEAYRVLRRGGTMIAGIVNPVVFALDPELSEQGVAQFKYRIPYSDLESLSEEERRRYTDPGEPLAFGHSLDDQIGGQIRAGFALTGFYEDSWDTEPEPIHRFMACYIATRAIKL, from the coding sequence ATGGATATCCTTGCCTACAACCGTGACGCCTGGGACCGCCAGGTCGCCAATGGCAACCAGTGGACGCGCCCCGTCTCTTCCGAGGAAATCGCCCGCGCCCGGCGCGGGGATTGGCAGATCGTCCTGACCCCCCAGAAGCCCGTTCCCCGCGACTGGTTTCCGCCGCTCGAAGGGGCTCGCGTCCTCGCGCTGGCCTCGGGCGGGGGGCAGCAGGGCCCGCTCCTGGCGGCGGCCGGCGCGCAGGTCACCGTCTTCGACAACTCACCGGCCCAGCTCGCGCAGGACCGCATGGTGGCCGAGCGCGACGGGCTTGCGATCGCAACCGTCCAGGGGGATATGCGCGACCTCTCCTGCTTCGAGGACGCCTCCTTCGACTTCATCGTCCACCCGTGCTCCAACTGCTTCGCCCCGGAGATCCAGCCGGTCTGGAACGAGGCTTACCGGGTGCTGCGCCGCGGCGGGACGATGATCGCGGGGATCGTGAATCCCGTCGTGTTCGCGCTCGATCCCGAGCTCAGCGAGCAGGGCGTCGCCCAGTTCAAGTACCGGATTCCCTACTCAGATCTCGAAAGCCTCAGTGAGGAGGAGCGCCGTCGGTACACCGACCCGGGCGAACCGCTCGCCTTCGGCCATTCGCTCGACGATCAGATCGGCGGACAAATCCGCGCGGGCTTCGCGCTGACCGGCTTCTACGAAGACAGCTGGGATACGGAGCCCGAACCGATTCACCGGTTCATGGCCTGCTACATCGCCACGCGCGCCATTAAACTCTGA
- a CDS encoding aminotransferase class IV family protein: protein MRVVLNGELLDGQDARLSALDEGLLYGYGLFETIRALDGHMPLLERHLDRLFSGAVRLGLPVRRERAAIARDLEALLAAEGFADARVRVTLTRGAALLGEGSTLLATAQPYALPAPPYDLCVVSGHPGGSFPLAGLKTIGYLPHLLARDRARAAGHHDALWLDAGGRVVEATTGNVFVVLPDGTVVTPPLSAGPLAGVGRAWAIARLRDEGATVQEAPLRAAHLSQAREVFLTNALMGAMPVRRLDGRMLPAIAPDGWGLRLREAFADLFRAR, encoded by the coding sequence ATGCGTGTCGTTCTGAACGGAGAGCTGCTCGACGGCCAGGATGCCCGCCTTTCGGCCCTCGACGAGGGCTTGCTCTACGGGTACGGCCTCTTCGAGACGATCCGGGCGCTGGATGGCCACATGCCCCTCTTGGAGCGCCATCTCGACCGGCTCTTTTCGGGGGCCGTGCGCCTCGGCCTACCGGTGCGGCGCGAGCGGGCCGCGATTGCTAGGGACCTCGAAGCATTGCTCGCTGCCGAGGGCTTCGCCGACGCGCGGGTGCGCGTGACCTTGACCCGAGGGGCCGCCTTGCTCGGCGAGGGCAGTACGTTGCTTGCGACCGCCCAGCCCTACGCCCTGCCGGCACCCCCCTATGACCTGTGCGTCGTCTCGGGCCATCCGGGCGGGAGCTTTCCGCTGGCGGGCCTCAAGACCATCGGTTACTTGCCGCATCTCTTGGCGCGCGATCGCGCGCGGGCGGCAGGCCATCACGACGCGCTCTGGCTGGATGCCGGCGGGCGCGTGGTCGAGGCGACGACCGGCAACGTCTTCGTGGTGCTTCCAGACGGCACGGTCGTCACGCCGCCCCTGAGCGCGGGCCCCCTCGCGGGGGTTGGGCGCGCCTGGGCGATTGCGCGTCTGCGCGATGAGGGCGCGACGGTGCAGGAGGCCCCCCTTCGCGCCGCGCACTTATCTCAAGCGCGCGAGGTCTTTCTGACCAACGCCCTCATGGGGGCCATGCCCGTGCGGCGCCTCGATGGGCGCATGCTGCCTGCGATCGCGCCGGACGGCTGGGGCCTGCGCCTGCGCGAGGCCTTTGCCGACCTCTTCCGAGCCCGCTAA
- the pabB gene encoding aminodeoxychorismate synthase component I: MSTIVAPLPLGLDLARIRAYAARQPHGFILDSGEAPDGWHFIGFSPRALLTSRGDRLTLVEDASERTWQGHPLEALQEQLDRWRLAGVEEAPPFWGGAVGYLSYDLGWQLERLPRLALDDLGLPEMRWGFYDVVVAVPVEGPALLCVSPAPGEGLEVIAAKRAHWERFLADLPAQPACESARALGEPRSTFSREAYREALASVLEHIAAGDIYQANLSQRFEIPVEGDAYAWFERLRAQNPAPFAAYFNAGEAAIVSVSPERFLEVRGDRVETAPIKGTRPRGRTPDEDARLADELRHSLKDRAEHLMIVDLERNDLGRVCRLGSVRVSDRFTLEAHPTVWHMVSTVEGRLAPGRDVAALLAATFPGGSITGAPKIRAMEILEGLEPTRRGVYTGAIGYLGRNGDLDLNIAIRTAVAYPDRVYVQVGGGIVADSDPDAEYQETLDKAAAFFRSLEVPIACVSF, translated from the coding sequence ATGTCCACCATCGTCGCGCCTCTGCCTCTTGGCCTCGATCTCGCCCGCATCCGCGCCTATGCGGCGCGTCAGCCCCATGGCTTCATCCTCGATAGCGGGGAGGCGCCGGATGGCTGGCATTTCATCGGGTTCTCGCCCCGCGCGCTCCTCACCAGTCGCGGCGATCGCCTCACCCTCGTCGAGGACGCGAGCGAGCGGACCTGGCAGGGACACCCCCTCGAAGCCTTGCAGGAGCAGCTCGACCGGTGGCGCCTGGCGGGTGTCGAGGAGGCGCCGCCCTTCTGGGGTGGGGCCGTGGGGTACCTGAGCTACGACCTGGGCTGGCAGCTCGAGCGCTTGCCGCGCCTCGCCCTCGACGATCTGGGCCTGCCCGAGATGCGCTGGGGCTTTTACGACGTGGTCGTGGCCGTGCCCGTCGAGGGCCCTGCGCTGCTCTGCGTCTCGCCGGCACCCGGCGAAGGGCTTGAAGTGATCGCAGCCAAGCGTGCGCACTGGGAGCGCTTCCTCGCTGATTTGCCCGCGCAACCCGCGTGCGAGAGCGCCCGCGCCCTGGGGGAGCCGCGCTCGACCTTCTCGCGCGAGGCCTACCGCGAGGCGCTCGCGAGCGTGCTCGAACACATCGCGGCCGGCGACATCTACCAGGCCAATCTCTCTCAGCGCTTCGAGATCCCCGTCGAGGGCGACGCCTACGCCTGGTTCGAGCGCCTGCGCGCGCAGAACCCTGCGCCCTTCGCCGCGTACTTCAATGCCGGCGAGGCCGCCATTGTGAGCGTTTCGCCCGAACGCTTCTTGGAGGTGCGGGGCGATCGCGTCGAGACGGCCCCCATCAAGGGGACGCGCCCGAGGGGCCGCACCCCCGACGAGGACGCGCGCCTTGCCGACGAGTTGCGCCACAGCCTCAAGGACCGCGCCGAGCACCTGATGATCGTGGACCTGGAGCGCAACGACCTGGGCAGGGTTTGCCGCCTCGGCTCGGTCCGGGTCAGCGACCGATTCACGCTCGAGGCTCATCCGACCGTCTGGCACATGGTCTCGACGGTGGAGGGCCGCTTGGCTCCGGGCCGGGATGTGGCCGCCTTGCTCGCCGCCACCTTCCCCGGGGGCTCGATCACGGGGGCTCCCAAGATCCGGGCCATGGAGATCCTGGAGGGGCTGGAGCCCACCCGGCGCGGGGTGTACACCGGGGCCATCGGTTACCTGGGCCGCAACGGGGATCTGGATCTGAACATCGCGATTCGCACGGCGGTGGCCTACCCCGACCGGGTGTACGTCCAGGTGGGCGGAGGCATCGTGGCGGATTCGGATCCCGATGCGGAGTACCAGGAGACGCTCGACAAGGCGGCGGCCTTCTTCCGCTCGCTGGAGGTACCTATCGCATGCGTGTCGTTCTGA
- a CDS encoding response regulator transcription factor: MKASSKGRILIVEDAPDIAALLNARLEAEGFEVRVEMEGNAGLSAARQVQPDLIILDRTLPGLDGIEICRRVRQTSDVPILMLTAHGETPARIEGLNSGASDYLPKPFDLEELVARVNAQLRHRRPTVRTRFEVADLSLDLDTREVMRGGTPITLTPKEFDLLSCLIQNPYKVVHRERIIEAVWGFDFEGEANILEVYVSHLRHKIELPGAPKLLHTVRGVGYVLKE; the protein is encoded by the coding sequence ATGAAAGCGAGCAGTAAGGGGCGCATCCTCATCGTGGAGGACGCCCCCGACATCGCGGCTCTCTTAAACGCGCGGCTCGAAGCGGAAGGCTTCGAGGTCCGGGTCGAAATGGAGGGGAACGCCGGGCTCTCGGCAGCTCGCCAGGTCCAGCCGGACCTCATCATTCTCGATCGCACCCTGCCCGGGCTGGACGGCATCGAGATCTGCCGGCGCGTGCGCCAGACCTCGGACGTGCCCATCCTGATGCTGACCGCGCACGGTGAGACCCCCGCGCGGATCGAGGGGCTCAACAGCGGCGCAAGCGATTACCTGCCCAAACCGTTCGATCTCGAAGAGCTCGTGGCGCGCGTCAATGCCCAGCTCCGCCATCGGCGGCCCACGGTGCGCACCCGCTTCGAGGTGGCCGACCTCAGCCTCGATCTCGACACGCGAGAGGTGATGCGCGGTGGCACGCCCATCACCCTGACCCCCAAGGAGTTCGACCTCCTCAGCTGCCTGATCCAGAACCCCTACAAGGTCGTGCACCGCGAGCGAATCATCGAGGCGGTGTGGGGCTTCGACTTCGAGGGCGAAGCGAACATCCTCGAGGTCTACGTCAGCCACCTGCGCCACAAGATCGAGCTCCCCGGCGCTCCGAAGCTGCTGCATACGGTGCGCGGGGTCGGCTACGTCCTCAAGGAGTAA